The Pyxidicoccus sp. MSG2 DNA segment TAGCCCCTCCGCTCCATCACGCGCCACGGCCCCACCCTCGTCCCCGACGGGAGGCATGACGGATTCAGGTGGCCAGGCTGCATGGGTGCCCCACGGGAGGATTCGCTGCGCTCGCGGCAAGCCTACCGTCCGCATCGGCCCGTGTCAGCGCAATCCCCTGGGTGGGGTGTCGCCAGCGGAGCCTGACTCACAGGACCTGTTCCGCCCGCGACTGTCCCACTCCAGCACGGCGGCCCCGGCGCCAGGCCGTGGGGGTGGTGCCGCGCTCACGCGAGAAGGCACGAGCGAACGCCGACTCACTGTCGTACCCTACGCGCGCGGCGATGGTCTTCACCGGCGCGTCGCTGGACTCCAGCAGCGCCGCGGCGCGGTCGATGCGCAGCCGCCGGAGGTAGTGGCCCAGGGGCTCCCCCAGGAGCGCCGTCGTCCGCTCCGCCAGCACCGAGCGCGATACGCCCACGCGCGCCGCGAGCGCTCCCAATTCCCAGTCCTCCTCGGGCCGTGCGCGGGCCTGCACCAGCGCCGCCACCACGCGCTCGTCGCGCACCGCATCGGCGCCCGGCAGGGACGCGCTCGCATCGCGGAGCGCATGCGCGAAGAGGGCACGGGCCCACGTCGTCGCGATTTCCTGCCGCAGCGAGGGCGACAGCTCATGCGCCCCGGCCAGCAGGGACAGCGTCTCACGCAGCCAGCGGCCCAGGCCCGGGTCCTCGGCGGGCACCCGGACGATGGGCGACAGCAGGCCGAGCCACGGGGCGTCACGCGTGTCGAGGTCGAAGTCGACGATGACGAGCCGGGAGGAGGGCTCGCGCGTGTTCGACCAGGCGCTCGCGGCCACCTGGCGCATGCCCTCGCAGGCGCTGCCGCCTGGAGGGATGGAGGTGGCCAGCCCATCCCGGACGACGTGCGCGTCGGTGCGCGGCAGGAAGGCCAGCTCGCCGGCACGCAGGTGCACCCGCTGCCGGGGCAGGTCCAGGACTCCCCCTCCACCGAGCGTCGCATACAGGCGTGCCCTTCCCGGCTCCGCGGCACGGTGCTTGCCCCAGCGCCCATCCAGCTCCAGGTGGGTGATGTCACTGCCACGAACGCCGAGGGAGCGGGACAGCTCATCAAAGGACGACGTCATGCGCGGAAAGGTAACACCGGGTCCGGCTCCGGGCCGGCTGTGTCGCAGGACGCGCGGCACGGCAATGCGGACGCCCTGCACAGGAGCCCTTCCCATCCTTCTCTCCAGACGGAGCGGCGCCCGGATGGCGCCAACGCCCCCACGGGAGAGACCCCCATGTCCAACGACTCAAGGCCCCGCAACGCCCTGGAAGCCCTCGACGCGCACCTCCACCTCATCACCCGAGACATCGAACGCTGGCTCACGCTCTTCGCCGAAGACGCCGTCGTCGAGTTCCCCTACGCCACCGGCGCCAAGGTCCCTGCCCGCCTGGTGGGCAAGGCGGCAATCCGGGACTACTTCTCCCGCACGCCGGACGTGTTCAAGGACCTGCGGTTCCGCGACGTGCGCCGGTACGCCACCACGGACCCGGACCTCGCCATCGGTGAGGCCCACGGCTCGGCGACGATTGCGACGACGTCCCTGCCCTACGAGCAGGACTACGTCTTCTTCGTCCACCTCCGCGACGGGGCCATCATCCGCTACCGCGAATACTGGAACGTCGCCGCCGCGAACGAGTCCTTCGGCGGCCTGTCGCAGGTGGCCAGCGCCATGGGGGCAAAGTGATGCGAGCGCTCGTCCTCGGAGGTACCGGACAGACCGGAACGCTCGTGGCCCGGGGGTTGGGTGAGCGCGGCGTCGCGGTGCGCACCGCGAGCCGGAGTGCCCAGGCCGGAGACCATGCCGTGTTCGACTGGGAGCGCGGCGAGACGCACGAGGCAGCGCTGCGCGACGTCGAGGCCGTATTCCTCGTGGCTCCCGCGACGGCCGGGGACCCGGCCCAGGTCATGGTGCCGTTCATCGAGCGGGCCGTATCAATGGGCGTCCGGAGCTTCGTCCTCCTGAGCTCGTCGGCCATTGAGGAAGGGACACCGGGGATGGGCGCCGTGCACGCGGCGCTGCGGGCCCGGGCCCCGGGCTGGACGGTGCTCCGCCCTTCGTGGTTCATGCAGAACTTCTTCCAGCCGCGACACCACCTGGCCCAGGGCCTTGCCCGGAATGGGCAGATGCTCACCGCCACGGGACAGGGCCGCGTCGGG contains these protein-coding regions:
- a CDS encoding helix-turn-helix domain-containing protein encodes the protein MTSSFDELSRSLGVRGSDITHLELDGRWGKHRAAEPGRARLYATLGGGGVLDLPRQRVHLRAGELAFLPRTDAHVVRDGLATSIPPGGSACEGMRQVAASAWSNTREPSSRLVIVDFDLDTRDAPWLGLLSPIVRVPAEDPGLGRWLRETLSLLAGAHELSPSLRQEIATTWARALFAHALRDASASLPGADAVRDERVVAALVQARARPEEDWELGALAARVGVSRSVLAERTTALLGEPLGHYLRRLRIDRAAALLESSDAPVKTIAARVGYDSESAFARAFSRERGTTPTAWRRGRRAGVGQSRAEQVL
- a CDS encoding nuclear transport factor 2 family protein; this encodes MSNDSRPRNALEALDAHLHLITRDIERWLTLFAEDAVVEFPYATGAKVPARLVGKAAIRDYFSRTPDVFKDLRFRDVRRYATTDPDLAIGEAHGSATIATTSLPYEQDYVFFVHLRDGAIIRYREYWNVAAANESFGGLSQVASAMGAK
- a CDS encoding NAD(P)H-binding protein, which translates into the protein MRALVLGGTGQTGTLVARGLGERGVAVRTASRSAQAGDHAVFDWERGETHEAALRDVEAVFLVAPATAGDPAQVMVPFIERAVSMGVRSFVLLSSSAIEEGTPGMGAVHAALRARAPGWTVLRPSWFMQNFFQPRHHLAQGLARNGQMLTATGQGRVGLIDVADIAAVAVETLLAPVNQAPVLTGPEALSYDEVAAILSEVTGRRLEHRAVSVDEARASMMSAGIPEAYASLLAGMEASIARGSEDRTTDSVLRITGRRPRSFREVASRITKTRDAGLAQSGHQGE